A stretch of the Patescibacteria group bacterium genome encodes the following:
- a CDS encoding NUDIX domain-containing protein — MKRYSPKEIEPKWQKIWEETKLYQTSDDDPRPKWYQLEFFPYPSGVTMHVGHVRNYVISDAFARYKRMTGHNVLHPMGWDAFGLPAENQAIKTGLPARKSTEQNIAVFKRQLNQVGLSYDWSREINSSEPDYYRWTQWLFLLFYERKLAYKAESAVNWCPHDKTVLANEQVIKKDGKNVCERCGHEVEKRNLSQWLFKITDYADRLLEDLEKIDWADNVKAMQRNWIGRSVGAEVEFKLKNGPQDELVAFTTRADTLAGATFLVISPELAQTWVEKGWKASAEAQEYITGAVSKSEIERQETDRKKTGVNTGIIAVNPLTKEEIPVWVADYVLGGYGTGAIMAVPAHDQRDNEFAQAFELPIKTVIEPITGTPQKDPVFRRSIVALVEDPETGDVLSIKWNTQHGENYLLVGGGVEEGEDLIEAARREIAEETGYTDVEFIEQMENVHHSYFASAKNIPREIIATGLKFKLKSHDKQPLQLEASEQGRMVAEWLTPKQFSNLVTDELHQRVFERLMFGTIYSGEGIMTSSGTYDGLSSSEARKKITAEVGTERVNYKMRDWLISRQRYWGAPIPIIHCPKCGIVPVPKDQLPVELPELESYHPSDDGRSPLARVKEWLHTECPQCGGPAERETDTMDTFVDSSWYFLRFTDPNNDNAPFDGVKANHWHPVDTYVGGVEHAVAHLLFARFWTKVLHDAGLINFEEPFKRLRNQGMIGGSDGRKMGKRYGNAVTPDDLIDQGYGADALRLYELFIGPYDQGVDWNPTGIDGTKRFLNRVWALTQEHLEARNEGESGDSKLETALAVTVHKAIKKVTFDLEQFGFNTAIAAMMETVNEMYKLKTELPLGSEAWQQNLKLLVQILAPFAPHITEELWQQLGGETSVHVASWPAFDEKLVQDELVTVVVQVNGKVRAKLEVGADAGENQVKELAEKSDSVKAQLEGKEIVKTIYVPGKILNLVVK; from the coding sequence ATGAAACGTTATAGTCCAAAGGAAATTGAACCCAAGTGGCAAAAGATTTGGGAAGAGACCAAGCTGTATCAAACCAGCGATGATGATCCTCGCCCAAAATGGTACCAACTGGAATTCTTTCCCTATCCATCTGGCGTAACCATGCATGTTGGCCACGTCCGCAACTATGTTATATCGGATGCGTTTGCTCGATATAAGCGCATGACTGGCCACAATGTGCTTCACCCGATGGGGTGGGATGCCTTTGGTTTGCCGGCCGAGAATCAAGCGATTAAGACGGGCTTGCCAGCGCGTAAATCAACCGAGCAAAACATTGCCGTGTTTAAGCGTCAGCTAAATCAAGTTGGCCTGTCGTATGACTGGAGTCGCGAGATCAACTCGTCAGAGCCAGATTACTATCGCTGGACACAGTGGCTGTTCCTATTATTCTACGAGCGCAAACTTGCCTATAAAGCCGAGTCGGCAGTTAACTGGTGCCCACACGACAAGACCGTGCTTGCAAATGAACAAGTCATTAAAAAAGATGGTAAGAATGTTTGCGAGCGGTGTGGGCATGAAGTTGAGAAGCGCAACCTGTCGCAGTGGCTCTTTAAGATTACCGATTATGCTGATCGCTTACTGGAAGACCTTGAGAAGATTGATTGGGCCGACAACGTAAAGGCAATGCAGCGCAACTGGATTGGGCGAAGTGTTGGCGCTGAAGTTGAGTTCAAGTTGAAAAATGGACCTCAGGATGAGCTCGTCGCCTTTACTACTCGCGCCGACACCTTGGCGGGTGCTACCTTCCTAGTGATTTCACCCGAGTTGGCTCAGACCTGGGTCGAAAAGGGATGGAAGGCGTCAGCGGAGGCTCAAGAATATATTACGGGCGCAGTAAGTAAATCGGAAATTGAGAGGCAAGAGACCGACCGTAAGAAGACCGGAGTAAATACTGGAATTATCGCAGTCAATCCTCTTACTAAGGAAGAAATACCGGTATGGGTGGCCGATTACGTGCTGGGTGGGTATGGCACCGGTGCGATCATGGCGGTACCGGCTCACGATCAGCGTGACAATGAGTTTGCGCAGGCCTTTGAGCTGCCAATTAAGACTGTGATTGAGCCAATTACTGGTACTCCGCAAAAAGATCCGGTGTTTCGTCGCAGTATTGTAGCGCTTGTTGAGGATCCTGAGACTGGCGATGTGCTATCTATCAAATGGAATACTCAGCACGGAGAAAACTACCTTCTAGTTGGAGGTGGGGTGGAGGAAGGCGAGGATCTAATTGAGGCTGCTCGCCGCGAAATAGCCGAGGAGACAGGTTATACCGATGTTGAGTTTATTGAACAGATGGAGAATGTACATCACAGCTACTTTGCATCTGCTAAAAATATTCCGCGTGAAATCATTGCGACTGGTCTGAAATTTAAGCTTAAGAGTCACGACAAACAACCTTTGCAGCTTGAAGCAAGCGAGCAAGGTCGAATGGTTGCAGAGTGGCTAACCCCGAAGCAGTTTAGTAACCTTGTAACGGATGAGCTACATCAAAGAGTATTTGAACGGCTAATGTTTGGCACGATTTACAGTGGCGAAGGTATCATGACGAGCTCAGGCACCTATGACGGCCTGAGCTCAAGCGAAGCGCGTAAGAAAATCACGGCCGAGGTTGGTACTGAGCGAGTTAACTATAAGATGCGAGATTGGCTGATTAGTCGTCAGCGTTACTGGGGCGCACCGATTCCAATTATTCACTGTCCAAAGTGCGGTATCGTTCCGGTGCCAAAAGACCAGCTCCCCGTTGAACTGCCCGAGCTTGAGTCTTATCATCCAAGCGATGATGGTCGTTCTCCGCTGGCGCGAGTTAAGGAGTGGCTACATACCGAATGTCCACAGTGTGGCGGCCCAGCTGAGCGCGAGACCGATACTATGGATACATTTGTTGATTCAAGCTGGTACTTTTTGCGCTTTACGGATCCAAATAATGACAATGCACCATTTGATGGTGTAAAGGCCAATCATTGGCATCCTGTAGACACCTATGTCGGTGGTGTAGAGCACGCGGTGGCTCACCTTTTGTTCGCGCGATTCTGGACCAAAGTTCTGCATGATGCCGGGCTGATTAATTTTGAGGAACCGTTTAAACGCTTACGTAATCAGGGTATGATCGGCGGTAGCGATGGCCGCAAAATGGGTAAACGCTACGGTAACGCCGTAACCCCTGATGATTTAATTGACCAGGGTTATGGCGCAGACGCCCTACGTCTATATGAACTATTTATTGGCCCGTATGATCAGGGGGTCGACTGGAATCCGACTGGTATTGATGGCACTAAGCGCTTTTTGAATCGGGTGTGGGCGCTGACACAAGAGCATCTCGAGGCCCGCAATGAGGGAGAGAGTGGTGATAGTAAGCTTGAGACCGCGCTTGCGGTTACGGTTCACAAGGCCATTAAGAAAGTCACCTTCGACTTGGAGCAGTTTGGTTTTAACACCGCCATCGCCGCAATGATGGAAACGGTTAATGAGATGTATAAGCTCAAGACCGAACTGCCGCTTGGGAGCGAGGCTTGGCAGCAAAACTTGAAGTTGCTGGTACAGATTTTAGCCCCATTTGCACCCCACATTACCGAGGAGCTGTGGCAGCAGCTGGGCGGTGAGACTAGTGTGCATGTGGCCAGCTGGCCGGCCTTTGATGAAAAGCTCGTGCAGGACGAACTGGTCACGGTGGTGGTTCAGGTGAACGGTAAGGTTCGCGCTAAGCTTGAGGTTGGCGCTGATGCCGGTGAAAATCAGGTGAAGGAGCTGGCCGAGAAGAGTGACTCAGTCAAAGCCCAGCTGGAAGGCAAAGAGATTGTGAAGACAATCTATGTCCCGGGTAAGATCCTTAACCTAGTTGTAAAGTAG
- the rpmF gene encoding 50S ribosomal protein L32, producing MAVPKKRTSKTRRNQRRSHDALKAPALQLASDGSLAPRRLHKAISLGLTKLVRRER from the coding sequence ATGGCCGTTCCTAAAAAACGTACGAGTAAAACTCGCCGCAATCAACGCCGTAGCCACGATGCGCTTAAAGCGCCAGCGCTACAGCTTGCCAGCGATGGCAGCCTGGCTCCTCGCCGCCTGCACAAGGCAATCAGCTTGGGCCTAACTAAATTAGTGAGGCGGGAGCGCTAA
- the nusB gene encoding transcription antitermination factor NusB, with translation MASNRHLGRIVAMQTLYEYDFRENAGADVDKAAIIDRNFGEFANAIDDKNFVYDIVEGVQAHQQEIDDMIGPAAPEWPVDQIAKIDKIILRIGVYELLFKREVPPKVAINEAVELAKAFGGENSSKFVNGVLGTIYRGSDVYEPEEEKKAD, from the coding sequence ATGGCCTCTAACCGACATCTCGGTCGAATCGTTGCCATGCAAACATTGTATGAATACGATTTTCGCGAGAATGCCGGTGCCGATGTCGATAAAGCCGCCATCATTGATCGTAACTTTGGCGAGTTTGCCAACGCGATTGATGACAAAAACTTTGTTTACGACATCGTTGAGGGCGTTCAGGCTCACCAGCAAGAAATTGACGACATGATTGGCCCGGCTGCACCAGAGTGGCCGGTTGATCAAATTGCCAAGATCGATAAGATCATTTTGCGCATTGGCGTGTATGAGCTTTTGTTTAAGCGCGAGGTTCCCCCAAAGGTGGCTATTAATGAGGCGGTCGAACTAGCCAAGGCCTTTGGTGGCGAGAACTCTAGTAAATTTGTAAACGGCGTACTTGGTACCATTTACCGTGGAAGCGATGTCTACGAACCAGAAGAAGAAAAGAAAGCAGACTAA
- a CDS encoding NUDIX domain-containing protein, which translates to MSTNQKKKRKQTKSKRPARTKAVREFTAGGMVFRRVGASDIDILMIQDRLGRWTIPKGHVEEGESLEQTAVREIGEETGLTKLSIKDKLDKIHFFYRKEGKLIYMTTHVFLIEALGDTDTLIPEDSEGIVDAKWFDRAEALKLIEYKDTERLFNMGLEKLGLA; encoded by the coding sequence ATGTCTACGAACCAGAAGAAGAAAAGAAAGCAGACTAAATCAAAGCGTCCCGCTCGCACCAAGGCGGTACGTGAGTTTACGGCGGGCGGAATGGTGTTCCGCCGGGTCGGCGCTAGTGATATTGATATTTTGATGATCCAGGATCGGCTGGGGCGCTGGACCATACCAAAAGGCCACGTAGAGGAGGGCGAGAGTCTGGAACAGACCGCCGTGCGTGAGATCGGCGAAGAGACCGGCTTAACCAAGCTTTCAATTAAGGATAAGCTGGATAAGATTCACTTTTTTTACCGCAAAGAGGGCAAACTGATTTATATGACCACTCATGTGTTCTTGATTGAAGCGCTTGGTGATACCGACACATTGATACCTGAAGATAGCGAGGGTATTGTTGACGCTAAGTGGTTTGACCGGGCCGAGGCGCTGAAGCTGATTGAGTATAAAGACACCGAAAGGCTGTTTAATATGGGCTTAGAAAAGCTGGGGTTGGCATGA
- the rnc gene encoding ribonuclease III gives MSNVKVEANLDALEQELELEFADRSLLERAFIHRSYLNEHPNLGLEHNERLEFLGDAVLELVVTDYLYKNYPNPEGDLTNWRSALVKTESLSEVAAKLDFDRYLQLSRGEAKGNARSRALIHANCVEALIGAIYLDRGYDEAKRFISSHIVSRLQSILEEGSWVDPKSRFQELAQEREGHTPHYKVLDEAGPDHDKVFEVGVYVGQRLCGKGKGSSKQAAQQQAAANALKAYEANK, from the coding sequence ATGAGTAATGTAAAGGTGGAGGCGAATTTAGACGCGCTGGAGCAGGAGCTCGAGCTAGAGTTTGCCGATCGCAGTTTACTCGAACGGGCCTTCATTCATCGTTCTTACCTCAATGAGCATCCTAATTTGGGTCTGGAGCACAATGAGCGCCTGGAGTTCTTGGGTGATGCGGTCTTGGAGCTAGTCGTAACCGATTATCTGTATAAGAACTACCCCAACCCCGAAGGAGATTTAACCAACTGGCGCAGCGCCCTGGTTAAGACCGAGTCGCTAAGCGAGGTGGCCGCAAAGCTCGACTTTGATCGCTACCTGCAGCTCAGCCGCGGTGAGGCTAAGGGCAACGCTCGCAGTCGCGCTCTAATTCACGCCAACTGCGTGGAGGCATTAATTGGTGCCATTTACCTTGATCGCGGTTACGACGAAGCCAAGCGCTTTATTAGTAGCCATATTGTTAGCCGGCTGCAAAGCATCCTAGAAGAGGGCAGTTGGGTTGATCCAAAAAGCCGTTTTCAAGAACTGGCCCAGGAGCGTGAGGGGCACACGCCGCACTATAAGGTGTTAGATGAGGCCGGGCCAGATCACGACAAGGTGTTTGAGGTTGGCGTTTACGTCGGCCAACGCTTGTGCGGCAAGGGAAAGGGCTCAAGCAAGCAGGCGGCTCAACAGCAGGCGGCAGCCAACGCGCTGAAAGCTTACGAAGCCAACAAGTAG
- the rpsP gene encoding 30S ribosomal protein S16, with protein sequence MLVIRLARGGRTKYPVYRVVAAESSRAATGKFIEVLGSYNPHTKEVKLDKEAIERRLAHGAQPSNSVVRLLMQEKIELPSWVKLKTKQSKPKSEPEEKPAAEAPAEDAPVTEEAEAEAPNEEAKSDTPEPQAETATEEDKPAEDSDKA encoded by the coding sequence ATGTTAGTAATTCGCTTGGCCCGTGGTGGCCGCACCAAATACCCAGTTTACCGAGTCGTTGCGGCTGAATCTTCACGCGCCGCTACCGGCAAATTTATTGAGGTACTTGGCTCATACAACCCTCACACCAAAGAAGTTAAGCTCGACAAAGAAGCGATTGAACGTCGCTTAGCTCATGGAGCTCAGCCTTCAAACTCAGTTGTTAGGCTGCTGATGCAGGAAAAGATTGAGCTGCCTTCCTGGGTTAAACTTAAAACCAAACAGTCTAAGCCTAAGAGCGAGCCAGAGGAAAAGCCGGCTGCCGAGGCGCCAGCCGAAGATGCCCCAGTGACCGAAGAAGCAGAAGCTGAAGCACCGAACGAAGAAGCCAAATCGGATACGCCAGAGCCTCAAGCTGAGACCGCGACCGAAGAAGATAAGCCAGCCGAAGACTCCGACAAGGCATAA
- a CDS encoding KH domain-containing protein → MREDFVNYVVKALISNPDAVELKRVRDDKGEYLELHLDAADMGKVIGKAGATAKSIRTLLRGVGAKDGLAPLPLKIVDPEGGPSERNEAPAESQEATDADPAPAEEDEIATRHAQTKREAEELADLEL, encoded by the coding sequence CTGCGCGAAGACTTTGTTAATTATGTAGTTAAAGCCCTAATATCAAATCCAGATGCTGTTGAGCTGAAGCGCGTACGCGATGATAAGGGTGAATACTTGGAGCTCCATCTGGACGCCGCCGACATGGGTAAGGTTATTGGCAAGGCCGGAGCTACCGCCAAAAGTATCCGTACGTTGTTGCGCGGCGTGGGTGCTAAGGATGGTCTAGCACCGTTGCCGCTCAAGATTGTTGACCCGGAGGGTGGCCCAAGTGAACGAAATGAGGCACCAGCTGAAAGCCAAGAGGCAACCGATGCCGATCCAGCGCCGGCGGAAGAAGACGAGATAGCGACCCGTCACGCTCAAACCAAGCGTGAGGCGGAGGAGCTAGCCGACCTCGAGCTGTAA
- the trmD gene encoding tRNA (guanosine(37)-N1)-methyltransferase TrmD — translation MRIDIITLFPGMFKGPFDMSMLWKAQDRGLVHIHLHDLREFGLGPRRTVDDTTYGGGDGMLLKPEPVVAAIESAKKDNPEATVIALSPQGVQFKQNLAADLSAKKGLILVAGHYEGFDERIIKYVDIELSVGDYVLTGGELPAMTLVDTVVRLIPGVLGGEQSAHVESFSDGLLEYPQYTRPVEFRGDKVPEVLQNGHHAEIEQWRKQQALIKTKRNRPDLLNERS, via the coding sequence ATGCGAATCGATATTATTACGCTTTTCCCTGGTATGTTTAAGGGGCCGTTCGACATGAGTATGCTGTGGAAGGCTCAAGATCGTGGGTTGGTACATATTCATCTTCACGATTTGCGCGAATTTGGGCTTGGCCCTCGTCGCACCGTTGATGATACCACCTACGGCGGCGGTGACGGCATGCTGCTAAAGCCCGAGCCCGTGGTGGCGGCCATAGAGTCAGCCAAAAAAGATAACCCCGAGGCAACGGTGATCGCTTTATCGCCTCAAGGGGTGCAGTTTAAGCAAAATCTGGCCGCGGATTTATCGGCTAAAAAAGGTCTAATTTTAGTAGCCGGACATTATGAGGGGTTTGATGAAAGAATTATTAAGTATGTCGATATTGAGTTATCGGTGGGCGACTACGTATTGACCGGAGGCGAGCTGCCTGCCATGACGCTGGTTGATACGGTGGTACGCTTAATCCCGGGCGTTCTGGGGGGCGAACAAAGCGCTCACGTGGAATCGTTTAGCGACGGCTTACTTGAATATCCACAGTACACTAGACCGGTTGAGTTTAGGGGCGACAAGGTACCTGAGGTGTTGCAAAATGGTCATCATGCCGAAATCGAGCAGTGGCGCAAGCAGCAAGCGCTAATTAAAACCAAGCGTAACCGCCCAGACTTACTTAACGAGCGGTCATAG
- a CDS encoding serine hydrolase: MVGQRVDGIIASPKPIVAAPKARPIARSLDYDKYQIGPTNHHSNFGSKLLFVIGFLALIGALTAFGWDYYTHSQQAEAIIQPLPTTQPVATAESSPTTTPAAQPAPAPTEPLQTRLAAPLANFANQAGGTGAVVVIDLQTGETAGVNQDHIFTSASIYKLFVAEAIYKKLQAGTIKAKSTVPGTGKSYSQCLKLMITISDNLCGEKLGTVAGWDKQNARLHQLGYANTYLRAYGTQQTSAHDTALLLQRLYRGELVGVTYSAELINNLKNQTINNRFPTGLPAGTVIAHKTGDLSGYIHDAGIVYTAQGQYVIAGLSGPWKNGGSASTAFKQLSQDVYAAMTAR; encoded by the coding sequence ATGGTGGGTCAGCGTGTTGATGGAATTATTGCAAGTCCAAAGCCGATAGTAGCGGCCCCAAAAGCTCGCCCGATCGCCCGATCGCTAGATTACGACAAGTACCAAATTGGACCAACCAATCATCATTCAAATTTTGGCTCTAAGCTTTTATTTGTAATCGGCTTTTTAGCGCTAATAGGAGCCTTAACCGCGTTCGGCTGGGACTACTACACCCACTCGCAGCAAGCCGAGGCGATTATTCAGCCTCTACCTACCACCCAACCGGTAGCTACGGCCGAATCGTCACCAACGACCACTCCAGCCGCTCAGCCGGCACCAGCTCCCACCGAACCGCTCCAAACTCGCTTAGCCGCCCCGCTGGCTAACTTTGCCAACCAGGCAGGCGGCACCGGTGCGGTTGTAGTTATTGATCTTCAAACTGGGGAAACCGCTGGAGTTAATCAGGACCATATTTTTACCAGCGCTAGTATTTATAAGCTGTTTGTAGCTGAAGCAATTTACAAAAAGCTTCAAGCCGGGACCATTAAGGCAAAATCAACTGTCCCAGGAACGGGCAAAAGCTATAGCCAGTGCTTAAAGTTAATGATCACAATCTCCGATAACCTATGCGGCGAAAAGCTAGGCACGGTGGCGGGCTGGGACAAGCAAAACGCTCGACTGCACCAACTAGGTTACGCTAACACCTACTTGCGCGCTTACGGCACCCAGCAAACCAGCGCTCACGACACCGCCCTGCTGCTCCAACGCCTCTACCGCGGGGAGCTGGTTGGCGTTACATATTCGGCCGAGCTCATCAACAACCTTAAAAACCAAACCATTAACAATCGGTTTCCCACGGGCCTACCAGCCGGTACCGTAATCGCCCATAAAACCGGTGATCTTAGCGGCTACATACACGATGCCGGCATTGTTTATACTGCGCAAGGCCAGTATGTTATCGCCGGATTAAGCGGCCCCTGGAAGAATGGCGGTTCAGCCTCGACTGCTTTTAAGCAACTAAGCCAGGATGTTTACGCCGCTATGACCGCTCGTTAA